One segment of Variovorax sp. PAMC28562 DNA contains the following:
- a CDS encoding uracil-DNA glycosylase family protein produces MTEATMQLDARQRAMLEEMGVKVWWPTAERMTATAAPEVVEPVASRSRAAAPAESLPPATVTATATAAAPTPAARRAPGAAQAAAVLIEPAIRLYDGSGPPENGWLLVVDTPPSADGRHDDEPFAGEAGRLLQNMLRALQLDRGTAPVHLARVHRSATGAPPGDVAPLRTGFAAQAASLAPRLVLALGPLSTQGLMQSDEPLGKLRGRVAQVRVDRGGAETPLVASYPPIYLLRNPADKAKAWADLCLAAAEFERVAS; encoded by the coding sequence ATGACCGAAGCGACGATGCAGCTCGATGCGCGCCAGCGGGCCATGCTCGAAGAAATGGGCGTCAAGGTCTGGTGGCCGACGGCGGAGCGGATGACGGCAACTGCGGCGCCTGAGGTGGTAGAGCCCGTGGCGAGTCGCTCGCGCGCAGCGGCTCCGGCAGAGTCTTTGCCTCCCGCCACTGTCACTGCCACCGCCACCGCAGCCGCCCCAACGCCTGCGGCCCGGCGCGCGCCCGGTGCGGCGCAGGCTGCTGCAGTCCTGATCGAACCCGCGATCCGTCTCTACGACGGTAGCGGCCCACCTGAAAACGGCTGGCTGCTGGTGGTCGACACGCCCCCCTCGGCAGACGGCCGCCACGACGACGAGCCCTTTGCCGGCGAGGCTGGGCGTCTGCTGCAGAACATGCTGCGGGCGCTGCAACTCGATCGCGGGACGGCGCCGGTGCATCTGGCGCGCGTTCACCGCAGCGCCACCGGTGCGCCGCCAGGCGACGTAGCGCCGCTCCGCACCGGCTTCGCCGCGCAGGCTGCCTCGCTGGCACCCCGGCTCGTGCTGGCGCTGGGGCCGCTTTCGACCCAGGGTCTGATGCAAAGCGACGAGCCGCTCGGCAAGTTGCGCGGCCGCGTTGCACAAGTACGAGTCGATCGAGGCGGGGCGGAAACCCCGCTGGTCGCCAGCTATCCCCCGATCTATCTCTTGCGCAATCCGGCCGACAAGGCCAAGGCTTGGGCCGACCTCTGTCTGGCGGCCGCCGAGTTCGAGCGCGTCGCTTCCTAG
- the rimI gene encoding ribosomal protein S18-alanine N-acetyltransferase: MSAVLQPLEARLEPLTTDWIDMVCAVERTAYSHPWTPTNFSDSMTAGYHCQLLMGGDTLIGYFVAMKGVDEVHLLNFTVAPAFQRQGWAPLMLEALCGWSRVQAAQWLWLEVRQSNQRALDIYTRQGFRRVGVRKAYYPDLGNRREDAVVMSLRLDETGSAWGALQ, from the coding sequence ATGAGCGCTGTTCTCCAGCCCCTCGAAGCCCGGCTCGAACCCCTGACCACCGATTGGATCGACATGGTCTGCGCGGTCGAGCGCACTGCGTACAGCCACCCCTGGACACCGACCAACTTCTCCGACTCGATGACGGCCGGCTATCACTGCCAGTTGCTGATGGGCGGCGACACGCTCATCGGCTACTTCGTTGCCATGAAGGGCGTCGATGAGGTCCATCTGCTCAATTTCACCGTGGCACCGGCGTTTCAGCGGCAGGGCTGGGCGCCGTTGATGCTCGAAGCCCTTTGCGGCTGGTCGCGCGTCCAGGCGGCGCAATGGCTTTGGCTCGAAGTGCGGCAGAGCAACCAGCGCGCCCTCGACATCTATACGCGCCAGGGCTTTCGCCGTGTCGGCGTGCGCAAGGCCTACTACCCCGACCTCGGCAATCGTCGCGAAGACGCCGTGGTGATGAGCTTGCGGCTCGACGAAACCGGCAGCGCCTGGGGCGCCTTGCAATGA
- the tsaB gene encoding tRNA (adenosine(37)-N6)-threonylcarbamoyltransferase complex dimerization subunit type 1 TsaB, translating into MPKLLAFDTSTDQLSVAVQNGDLLFEHSGAGGAQSSTTLLPLVLQLLAQAGLTLRELDAIAFGRGPGSFTGLRTACAVAQGLGFGADVPLLPVDTLHAMAEEARHRFGTTRVVSVLDARMDQVYAASYVLDGRGIGADPDDLGRAQLLAPEALIVPPGFALAGNAFAAYGDRLAAATARHVVLPTAAAMLRLAPALLAAGRAVAPADAAPLYVRDKVAQTTEERAAIKAGAVVATSLK; encoded by the coding sequence ATGCCCAAATTGCTCGCCTTCGACACCAGCACCGACCAGTTGTCGGTCGCGGTGCAGAACGGCGACTTGCTCTTCGAGCACAGCGGTGCCGGCGGGGCGCAGTCGTCGACCACGCTCCTGCCGCTGGTCCTGCAACTGCTTGCCCAGGCCGGGCTCACGCTGCGCGAGCTCGACGCGATCGCCTTCGGTCGCGGGCCCGGATCGTTCACCGGGTTGCGCACCGCGTGTGCGGTGGCGCAGGGGCTGGGTTTCGGCGCCGATGTGCCGCTGCTGCCGGTCGACACGCTGCATGCGATGGCCGAAGAAGCGCGCCATCGTTTCGGCACGACGCGGGTGGTGTCGGTGCTCGATGCGCGGATGGACCAGGTGTACGCGGCGAGCTACGTGCTGGATGGTCGTGGCATTGGCGCCGATCCCGACGACCTCGGCCGAGCACAATTGTTGGCGCCGGAAGCACTCATCGTCCCGCCGGGCTTCGCCCTCGCAGGCAATGCATTCGCTGCCTATGGCGACCGGCTGGCCGCAGCGACTGCGCGTCACGTGGTGTTGCCCACCGCCGCTGCCATGCTCCGCCTCGCACCCGCCCTGCTCGCTGCGGGCCGCGCCGTCGCCCCGGCCGATGCCGCACCGCTGTACGTCCGCGATAAAGTCGCCCAAACCACCGAAGAACGCGCCGCCATCAAAGCTGGCGCCGTTGTTGCTACTTCATTGAAATGA
- the dacB gene encoding D-alanyl-D-alanine carboxypeptidase/D-alanyl-D-alanine-endopeptidase, protein MPFAFPKPWRQAVVFACALAAIAHATAQALPSEVDAALARAKVPRDAVVMLVADADGVRPPRLAWRTQVQVNPASIMKLVTTYAALDLLGPAFTWTTPVYVDGPIVNGVLNGNLYIKGQGDPKLVIERMWLLLRRIQGLGINSIAGDIVLDRTAFETVEADPAAFDGEGLRPYNVAPDALLLNYKSVVMTFVPNRAAQTAQVNFEPSLTGVTMQRTVPLSAGDCGDYRVTLAADYADGARIGFAGSYPASCGEKVWAVAYADPRSYAVRAIGGLWSEMGSQLKGQVREGRVPAGLKPAFEVASPPLAEVIRDINKYSNNVMAQQLFLTLGLQQKNRGTLDGARDTVRQWWNDRIGTGEGQPVFDNGSGLSRNERISAAALAKMLQVAWRSPAMSELMSSLPASGVDGTLRKRALRSGGAAHLKTGTLRDAAGVAGFVDGASGRRYIVIAIANHANAGAARPAFDALVDWATQD, encoded by the coding sequence ATGCCTTTCGCCTTTCCCAAGCCCTGGCGCCAAGCCGTCGTTTTCGCCTGCGCCCTGGCCGCCATTGCGCACGCCACCGCGCAAGCGCTCCCATCTGAAGTCGATGCCGCCCTGGCGCGCGCCAAAGTGCCGCGCGACGCAGTCGTCATGCTGGTCGCCGATGCCGATGGTGTACGGCCGCCGCGCCTCGCCTGGCGCACCCAAGTGCAAGTCAACCCGGCGTCGATCATGAAGCTGGTCACGACCTATGCCGCGCTCGACCTGCTCGGCCCGGCCTTCACCTGGACCACGCCCGTCTACGTCGATGGGCCCATCGTCAACGGCGTGCTCAACGGCAACCTGTACATCAAGGGCCAGGGCGACCCCAAGCTGGTGATCGAGCGCATGTGGCTGCTGCTGCGGCGCATTCAGGGGCTGGGCATCAACAGCATCGCGGGCGACATCGTGCTCGACCGCACCGCATTCGAAACCGTGGAGGCCGATCCGGCCGCCTTCGACGGCGAAGGCTTGCGCCCCTACAACGTGGCGCCCGACGCGCTGCTGCTCAACTACAAGTCGGTCGTGATGACCTTCGTGCCGAACCGCGCCGCGCAAACGGCCCAGGTCAACTTCGAGCCGTCACTGACCGGCGTGACGATGCAGCGCACGGTGCCGCTGTCGGCCGGCGACTGCGGCGATTACCGCGTCACGCTCGCCGCCGACTACGCCGATGGTGCACGCATCGGCTTTGCCGGCAGCTACCCCGCAAGTTGCGGTGAAAAAGTCTGGGCCGTTGCGTACGCCGACCCGCGCAGCTACGCGGTGCGTGCCATCGGCGGGCTGTGGAGCGAAATGGGCAGCCAGCTCAAGGGCCAGGTGCGCGAAGGCCGGGTGCCGGCCGGGCTCAAGCCGGCATTCGAAGTCGCCTCGCCGCCGCTCGCGGAGGTGATTCGCGACATCAACAAGTACAGCAACAACGTGATGGCGCAGCAGCTTTTTTTGACGCTCGGGCTTCAGCAGAAAAACCGCGGCACGCTCGACGGCGCACGCGACACGGTCAGGCAGTGGTGGAACGATCGCATCGGCACCGGCGAAGGTCAGCCGGTGTTCGACAACGGCTCGGGTCTGTCGCGCAACGAGCGCATCAGCGCCGCGGCGCTGGCCAAGATGCTGCAGGTGGCCTGGCGCTCGCCGGCCATGTCGGAGCTGATGTCTTCGCTGCCGGCCTCCGGCGTCGACGGCACGCTGCGCAAGCGCGCACTGCGCTCGGGCGGCGCGGCGCACCTGAAGACCGGCACGCTGCGTGACGCGGCGGGCGTGGCGGGCTTTGTCGATGGCGCCAGCGGCCGGCGCTACATCGTGATCGCCATCGCCAACCACGCCAATGCGGGTGCGGCACGGCCAGCGTTCGATGCACTGGTCGACTGGGCGACCCAGGACTGA